CCCATACGTTACCCTAGCCTCCAGAGACATGCCGTTTACTTCGATATTATCAACAAAAATTTCGGATGAGCAATGATTGACCTATAATTCTCCTCTCCAGATTTCTGGGGCCCCGTCTCCAACTTCGGTATCCCCGTTGCCGCTGTGATGGACACACAGAAAGACCCGGAACTGTACGTCTCAAAATCAGAACGAACAAGTGCAGCGCTGTTGACACCCGGAGGGCGCTCTGCTACTTCTgtccctctcttcctccctgATAAGCATAAACTAACACAGATATGACATCTACAGCATCTCCGGCCAAATGACCGGCGCCCTGGTTATCTACTCCGCTACCTTCGCGCGTTACgctctcgccgtctctccTGCCAACtacctcctcttcgcctgccACGCCATCAACTTCTCCGCTCAGTCTACCCAGGGATACCGCTATTTGAACTACTGGAAGTACGTCAcgcttcctccccttccccttgtTTTGCCTGTGGCAAGTGAATTTTTGGGCTTATTTGTATTGTAATGTGACGCTAATATGGTTTTTTTTACTTGCTCTAGCTGGGGAGGCCGTGAAGCTGCACTTGCTGCGCAGGGTGCGGAGAAGGGCAAAGATGTTACTGAAGCGGGTGCATAAGGAGACGTTTATCGCCTGGTGATTTGGGATTCTGTGTTACCTACCTATATATTAGTGCTAGACCGGCTTTGTACTTGTTCAGGAATCGATGAAGTGACCGTGGTCGACCGtgtgtttttttttcccccggTAAGAGGTAGCTGTGTAGTTGTTTTATTATATCGCAGATCAACTCGTGTTTCCCAGAGGGGGTGGCAAGGAACTTAAATGGTATGATAATCTGGCAAGGCTTCGTAATTGGGCTGGAAGTTACGGGATGATGAATTTATTCAAGCTATTTAAATCAAGTCGTATCGTCGCTAGATATTTAAACATACCAACCGGGACTGTACAGGTGAGCGAAACAGTGGACTCTCCAGGGAAAAACAAAAGAGAGCTGGTTAGTCTTATCATGGGGTAAACTCGCTTGCATTAACAGCTTGAATCAGTAGCATGTCGGTCGATTAACAGTGTTGTTTTATAGACAGTACAGAGCAAGGAGGATTGCTAGAGGCTGTACGTGGATCATGAGTCACAATATCCAGGGGCCTTGGTATTATCACCCTGAACCCAGTTATTGAGTGTCAATGCTGTAGTGTAGATGCAGCTGACGACTCCGAAGCAGGCAAGCGCTATGTCTGCAATCTTCTGTCGTCTGGACCGCGCACAAGCCCTGTAATGCAGGAGCGGCTAGATATGCAAGTTAGCTAGTTATAGGACAAATAAGGTAATATATTGGGGTAAAAAACGTACCGGGTAAACATAGATAAGGGGAACGCAGGCGAAGCTACCAACGAGAGAGACAAACTTGTCTAAGTCATCGGCTCCGCCCCAAGCAACAAAGGCGCAGATCATtacgaggaagaagcggaagccgttcttcttccacttgATACCAGGGTTATACTTGCCACTGCGCGTGAATAACTCATTCTCCATAATTCGGATAGCCgggaagagctggagcggGGTGCTCAGGAGAATAGCCAAAGAGTAAAGGAATTGAACAGCATTCACAAGCTTGTCATCCTGcgggaggttgaggagaatCACGGTCTTGGTTGCCGGGCCGTAAGCTGCATAGCTGATGGCGCCAGCCGACAGGAAAATGATCGTGATGATGATCATAACGCCACCCAAGACCCCTGTAAATTGCTTGGGATGCTTCATCGACTCTTGAATGGGGATGATAAGGCCAACACCCTCGTAGGTGAAGATAGCAGTTCCAATAAAGAGTGTCCAAGTCGACGGGTTGAATGATATAATATCAGCAACACCACCTTGCGCGGATATTGTGAGAATGTCGTAGTAAAACAGGTAGATCAGGCCCAGCAGGATAAACAGATCTGCAATGAGAGCAGTGAATCCTAGCTTGCTGATATCTCTGATCAATGAGAGGGGTAGAAAGATGACCAATTGCATCAAAACCATGAATTTGATGTCAATGAAAGACTTGCAATTGCTGACAGCAAGTACAAACGCCTGCAGGTTCTCAGCCGTAAAAACGATGTATGCAGACACAAATCCCAACTGGCTAAGGACGATCGAAAAGAGAATGACTCGGCGCATATGCTTTCCAAAGAGTGCGCCCCCCATGTCACCGAATGAACCCTCAATCTTCAATCGCGTGTTCACGAGAAGAATGAAGCAGTAGAAACTGAGCAATGAAACAGCGAGCAGCACTAGACTGCTGAAAAGCATGCCCCCGTTTAGAAAGGCCCTCGGGAGGAATAGAACTCCAGTGCCCACGAACGATttgagaagaagcagcgctGCTCCAGTTCTTGTGTTCGTTCCGGTTCCTCCACGGGGCTTGCGCCTTCTCTTACCAGGTGTTTCGGGGCGAAGAAGGGCAGAATCCTCACCCGGTTCTCGTTCTTCTGATTCGTCCCAGGCGTCCGAGGAAAAGTACTCGTCAGGTCCAAGcacttcatcatcttcttctaaTTCTTCACCCGCGAAGTGGCCAAAGAGG
This genomic interval from Aspergillus puulaauensis MK2 DNA, chromosome 7, nearly complete sequence contains the following:
- a CDS encoding pyruvate transporter MPC1 (COG:A;~EggNog:ENOG410PP7Y;~InterPro:IPR005336;~PFAM:PF03650;~go_component: GO:0005743 - mitochondrial inner membrane [Evidence IEA];~go_process: GO:0006850 - mitochondrial pyruvate transmembrane transport [Evidence IEA]), which gives rise to MAAAIKAINAKIRSNKVADYICSTHFWGPVSNFGIPVAAVMDTQKDPELISGQMTGALVIYSATFARYALAVSPANYLLFACHAINFSAQSTQGYRYLNYWNWGGREAALAAQGAEKGKDVTEAGA
- the AVT3 gene encoding putative amino acid transporter (COG:E;~EggNog:ENOG410PFBU;~InterPro:IPR013057;~PFAM:PF01490;~TransMembrane:11 (i346-367o373-398i419-437o457-475i482-503o523-543i555-581o601-626i647-664o670-691i703-724o)) — encoded protein: MASPGRYDNGEGSSSQNPRSSPIATSIRRSGSPTPDASVRHASIARLASPVPSASNSASARQIPVPVPPDDTQDLGKVDNLSSLPGPGQSMIASGLQDSLGRSPPRFGTPPRHTESPLFNQNVQVRSNYGSFDQKPWKEGSEYSAAPYEDPEIVKRHLVQPVESQHGKYSGDGTNNADDEFSSLQLQGGDITRQVYRWAEEAEEGGSTRKHQRSRSFHFNRPTPEGDTMNINSIRVPGGFRRDYLRRTAGSPYPGDPDARDGASPVPPQLPTTSFLEFLTLFGHFAGEELEEDDEVLGPDEYFSSDAWDESEEREPGEDSALLRPETPGKRRRKPRGGTGTNTRTGAALLLLKSFVGTGVLFLPRAFLNGGMLFSSLVLLAVSLLSFYCFILLVNTRLKIEGSFGDMGGALFGKHMRRVILFSIVLSQLGFVSAYIVFTAENLQAFVLAVSNCKSFIDIKFMVLMQLVIFLPLSLIRDISKLGFTALIADLFILLGLIYLFYYDILTISAQGGVADIISFNPSTWTLFIGTAIFTYEGVGLIIPIQESMKHPKQFTGVLGGVMIIITIIFLSAGAISYAAYGPATKTVILLNLPQDDKLVNAVQFLYSLAILLSTPLQLFPAIRIMENELFTRSGKYNPGIKWKKNGFRFFLVMICAFVAWGGADDLDKFVSLVGSFACVPLIYVYPPLLHYRACARSRRQKIADIALACFGVVSCIYTTALTLNNWVQGDNTKAPGYCDS